One Desulfonatronum sp. SC1 DNA segment encodes these proteins:
- the qrcA gene encoding menaquinone reductase multiheme cytochrome c subunit QrcA, translating into MMEEKKGGTSAGGVVLPFLLGFVAALAFGWWGVPQLLFSKKTQPLVFTHQNHIELYGMSCDDCHSFRRDGSFSGLPDNAKCAECHSFPMGDHPDEIKFVEEYYEKGIEVPWLVYQYQPDNVFFSHAAHREYDCATAGCHPDVGSSNELPVYYENRLTKYSRDTMKMKDCERCHATVAAQEPERFAGAPNACQTCHK; encoded by the coding sequence ATGATGGAAGAAAAGAAAGGGGGAACGAGTGCGGGCGGAGTAGTTCTGCCGTTCTTGTTGGGGTTTGTGGCCGCGTTGGCCTTCGGATGGTGGGGAGTTCCACAGCTGTTATTCAGCAAGAAGACCCAGCCGCTTGTTTTTACACACCAAAACCACATTGAACTGTACGGGATGAGCTGTGACGACTGTCACTCTTTTCGGCGCGACGGCTCTTTTTCGGGCTTGCCCGACAATGCCAAGTGCGCGGAGTGCCACTCTTTTCCCATGGGGGATCATCCGGATGAAATCAAATTCGTGGAAGAGTATTACGAAAAGGGGATTGAAGTGCCCTGGCTGGTTTATCAGTATCAACCGGACAACGTCTTTTTCTCCCATGCCGCGCACAGAGAGTATGATTGCGCCACCGCCGGGTGTCACCCGGACGTGGGCAGTTCCAATGAGTTGCCGGTCTACTATGAAAACCGCTTGACCAAGTACAGTCGGGATACGATGAAGATGAAGGACTGTGAGCGGTGTCACGCCACGGTGGCCGCCCAGGAGCCGGAGCGGTTCGCTGGTGCTCCCAACGCTTGCCAGACCTGTCATAAATAG
- a CDS encoding 2-oxoacid:acceptor oxidoreductase subunit alpha, which translates to MRLSKNILIAGEAGQGLVTVGMLLAKALVRSGYEVFVTQGYESRIRGGHNTFAVRTGLGPIRAGIRDVDLLIALNQESISLHREELTENALVLVDAEHEDQGATRDADQEAKKDRALRVPFAELAPQKVFHNIVALGVAARLLGLPENVITDLVRETFAKKETDVVEKNVNVLQAATAWAAEHSATFQPLPEPPKPAKRMVLNGNQAVALGALAAGTRFCAFYPMTPATGVALTLGAAAKDFGLVVEQAEDEIAAINMAIGASYAGAPALVPTSGGGFALMTEGISLAGMTETPLVLVLGQRPGPATGLPTRTEQGDLNLALYAGHGEFPRAILTPGSIEECFRLTHTAVDMAERSQGPVIVMTDQYLADTIQAIPPFDLEMLAEPSRPARTCDEPHAYKRYAFTEDGVSPRLLPGTGEHLVVLDSDEHTEDGHITEDLAIRKRMVEKRLGKERKLREAALAPTYIGDEQSDLLLICWGSTLGPADEAAEILRKEGCNVGLLHFRQVWPLRPEQFLERLRQARETVCVEGNATGQFAGLLRKDVGFSVSRSILRYDGLPFTAADILRELNIETGRAQESHEAMER; encoded by the coding sequence ATGCGCCTATCCAAAAACATCCTGATCGCCGGGGAAGCCGGGCAGGGCTTGGTCACGGTGGGCATGCTTCTTGCCAAGGCCCTGGTCAGATCAGGTTATGAGGTTTTCGTCACCCAGGGCTACGAATCTCGCATCCGCGGCGGGCACAACACCTTTGCCGTACGCACCGGCCTCGGACCGATCCGGGCCGGAATTCGGGACGTAGATCTCCTGATCGCCCTGAACCAAGAAAGCATTTCCTTGCATCGCGAGGAGCTGACCGAAAACGCCCTGGTCCTCGTGGACGCTGAACACGAGGACCAGGGCGCGACTCGGGACGCGGATCAGGAAGCCAAAAAGGACCGCGCCCTGCGCGTTCCCTTCGCCGAGCTGGCACCCCAAAAAGTCTTCCACAACATTGTCGCCTTGGGAGTCGCGGCCCGGCTCCTTGGGCTGCCCGAAAACGTGATCACCGACCTGGTTCGGGAAACCTTCGCCAAAAAAGAGACTGACGTGGTGGAGAAAAACGTGAACGTCCTTCAAGCCGCCACCGCTTGGGCCGCCGAACATTCCGCGACCTTTCAGCCCCTCCCCGAACCCCCAAAACCGGCTAAGCGCATGGTCTTAAACGGCAATCAGGCCGTGGCCCTGGGGGCCTTGGCCGCCGGAACGCGTTTCTGCGCCTTCTACCCCATGACCCCGGCCACGGGCGTGGCTCTGACCCTGGGCGCCGCGGCCAAAGACTTCGGGCTGGTGGTGGAGCAGGCCGAGGACGAGATCGCTGCGATAAACATGGCCATTGGCGCGTCCTATGCCGGCGCCCCGGCCCTGGTGCCCACCTCCGGCGGCGGATTCGCCCTGATGACCGAAGGAATAAGCCTGGCCGGAATGACCGAAACGCCACTGGTGCTTGTTCTGGGTCAGCGCCCCGGACCGGCCACCGGCCTGCCCACCCGGACCGAGCAGGGCGACCTGAACCTGGCTCTGTACGCTGGACACGGTGAATTTCCCCGGGCCATCCTGACTCCGGGCAGTATTGAGGAGTGCTTCCGCCTGACCCACACTGCCGTGGATATGGCCGAACGCTCCCAAGGTCCGGTCATCGTCATGACCGACCAGTACCTGGCCGACACCATCCAGGCCATCCCGCCGTTTGACCTGGAAATGCTCGCCGAGCCGAGCCGCCCGGCCCGGACCTGCGACGAACCGCACGCCTACAAGCGCTACGCCTTCACCGAAGACGGCGTCTCCCCCCGGCTGCTGCCCGGCACCGGGGAACATTTGGTAGTCCTGGACAGCGACGAACATACCGAGGACGGACATATCACCGAGGATCTGGCCATCCGAAAGCGCATGGTCGAAAAGCGGCTGGGCAAGGAGCGGAAGCTGCGGGAAGCCGCTCTGGCCCCGACCTACATCGGCGACGAACAGAGCGACCTGCTGTTGATCTGCTGGGGATCAACCCTGGGGCCGGCTGACGAGGCGGCGGAAATTCTGCGCAAAGAAGGATGCAACGTAGGGCTGCTCCACTTCCGCCAGGTTTGGCCCCTGCGGCCGGAGCAGTTTCTGGAGCGGTTGCGGCAGGCACGGGAAACCGTCTGCGTCGAGGGCAATGCCACGGGGCAATTCGCCGGACTGCTACGCAAGGATGTCGGGTTCAGCGTCTCTCGCTCCATCCTGCGCTACGACGGACTACCGTTCACCGCGGCGGACATTTTGCGCGAGTTGAATATCGAAACCGGCCGGGCACAGGAGTCCCACGAGGCCATGGAGAGGTGA
- a CDS encoding redoxin domain-containing protein gives MRPAHVRLTTRTTLLLCLLWMLLVAGSALAGTPEGTMGKILQPPKLKPVDSELKVRIGDPAPGFSLPAVHGETIALHDYHGRKNVMLSFVPAAWTPVCSDQWPGYNILQDVFDRHETIILGITVDNIPTLHSWLQAMDGLWFPVLSDFWPHGKTADVYGLLRGDGTTERALVFIDKQGLIRFLHVEDINIRPPLEIVMQGLQALTD, from the coding sequence ATGCGCCCCGCACATGTCCGACTCACGACAAGAACGACGCTGCTTCTTTGTTTGCTCTGGATGCTCCTCGTCGCGGGGAGCGCCCTGGCGGGCACGCCTGAAGGGACCATGGGCAAGATTCTCCAGCCCCCGAAACTCAAACCCGTCGACAGCGAGTTGAAGGTCCGAATCGGCGATCCGGCTCCCGGCTTTTCCCTGCCCGCGGTACACGGCGAAACCATCGCCTTGCACGACTACCATGGCCGGAAAAACGTCATGCTGTCCTTCGTTCCCGCGGCCTGGACCCCGGTCTGTTCCGACCAGTGGCCCGGATACAACATCCTGCAAGACGTCTTCGACCGTCACGAGACCATCATCCTGGGCATTACCGTGGACAACATTCCGACGCTCCACTCCTGGCTCCAGGCCATGGACGGATTGTGGTTTCCGGTGCTTTCCGACTTCTGGCCCCACGGCAAAACCGCCGACGTCTACGGCCTGCTACGCGGCGACGGGACCACGGAACGGGCCCTGGTTTTTATCGATAAACAAGGCCTGATCCGCTTTCTACACGTGGAAGACATTAACATTCGTCCTCCGCTGGAGATCGTCATGCAAGGCCTGCAGGCCCTCACTGACTGA
- a CDS encoding FlgO family outer membrane protein, translating into MLGNMFHGSRRRDMAIFWLVMLWLAGFWSVGCSRPSYIVHQPAVELITVHYAVADTLFEALCKPETCEMPLLMSSFVMLDDLDRTSPLGRIIPQQIGSRFAQHGMHMVDVRLRTQSLLVRKGQGEFALSRELDKINRDINAFAVLTGTYSVVYGRVYVTAMILRSTDGALLASLDYFLPVDRRSLRPGGLETAPPALQSPEELPDPFDGTIQPSVLTRLSFLRDCATGGELLG; encoded by the coding sequence ATGCTCGGAAACATGTTCCATGGGTCACGGCGGCGCGACATGGCGATATTCTGGCTGGTCATGCTCTGGCTGGCAGGATTCTGGTCGGTCGGTTGCTCCCGGCCGTCGTACATCGTGCATCAGCCCGCGGTGGAACTGATCACGGTGCATTATGCCGTGGCGGACACGCTGTTCGAGGCCCTGTGCAAGCCGGAAACCTGTGAAATGCCCCTGCTGATGTCCTCCTTCGTCATGCTGGACGACCTGGATCGGACCAGTCCACTGGGGCGGATCATCCCTCAACAGATCGGTTCCCGCTTCGCCCAGCACGGCATGCATATGGTGGACGTACGCTTGCGCACCCAGTCCCTGCTGGTGCGCAAGGGCCAGGGCGAGTTCGCGCTGTCCCGTGAGCTGGACAAGATCAATCGGGATATCAACGCCTTCGCCGTGCTCACCGGCACCTACTCCGTGGTCTACGGCCGGGTCTACGTCACGGCCATGATCCTGCGCAGCACCGACGGCGCCCTGCTGGCTTCCCTGGACTACTTTCTGCCCGTGGACCGTAGATCACTACGACCAGGCGGTTTGGAAACCGCTCCTCCCGCTCTTCAGTCCCCTGAAGAGCTTCCCGATCCCTTTGACGGCACGATTCAGCCATCCGTTCTGACGCGGCTGTCCTTTCTCCGCGACTGCGCCACGGGCGGCGAACTCCTGGGTTGA
- a CDS encoding ferritin, protein MLTPKIEQVLNEQVNAELYSAYLYLAMAAYFSDHDLEGFTHWMNMQSQEELGHAMKFYAFINERGGKNTLKAIEAPPSSWVSPTAVFEAVLEHEQKVTALINNLVDLAIAEKDHATNIFLQWFVTEQVEEESSVNAVLQKLKLLGKDGGGLFMIDRELAARASACPCSQPTA, encoded by the coding sequence ATGCTGACCCCGAAAATAGAACAGGTCCTCAACGAGCAAGTCAACGCCGAACTGTACTCGGCCTACCTCTACCTGGCCATGGCCGCGTATTTCAGTGACCACGACCTGGAAGGCTTCACTCACTGGATGAACATGCAGTCCCAGGAAGAGCTTGGTCATGCCATGAAATTCTACGCATTCATCAACGAACGGGGCGGGAAAAACACTCTGAAAGCCATTGAGGCCCCACCTTCGTCCTGGGTCTCTCCGACGGCCGTGTTTGAGGCCGTTCTTGAACACGAACAAAAGGTCACTGCCCTGATCAACAACCTGGTGGACCTGGCCATTGCCGAGAAAGACCATGCCACGAACATCTTCTTGCAGTGGTTCGTCACCGAACAGGTGGAAGAGGAGTCCAGCGTGAACGCCGTGCTCCAAAAACTGAAACTCCTAGGCAAGGACGGCGGAGGCTTGTTCATGATCGACCGGGAACTGGCCGCCAGGGCCTCTGCTTGTCCGTGCTCCCAGCCGACCGCCTGA
- the qrcB gene encoding menaquinone reductase molybdopterin-binding-like subunit QrcB produces MALNRRSFLTFAAGGVAGTLFTPVIWKSIDDSAIWTQNWPWIPRLEYGPRAYAATTCKLCPAGCGLNIRTAGGRPVAAEGRTDHPLSQGGICPLGAAAVQLLYAPARIKGPMQKQADGSHQPISWDEAEALLQEKLAEQKGRKDAVVCVSGDENGTINELFSALLGGLGSDGCFLMPGEQLVASKILREGSIGYDLENADFVLAFGADMLDSWGTAVRNKKAYGAAHPVGEEASAEYVYVGPTQNVTGGAADQWIAITPGMEGVLALGIAYHLLQGGMSAPQAHDFFAYRNFVINRYTPDYVERLTGVAPEQVAELARKLRTANKPLIIPGSTIAQGGGVFSFAAALSLNMLFDNVNSVGGIQVLPDLPKVVEGAKAQAQIRAKDLVAYVQGVADGKVSKPGVYLVYEANPLFALPQPDVAAKAFDGSYLVSFSTFYDETAVQADLLLPTPTFIERFDDVQTPYGSGFASYSLTRPVIRQPIFDTKPTGDVLLGVAKALDIDLGYDSFDKVLEAKVAALSELEGFFTDKVQPWEARAGKVPAAASGNLWRNISRGSFWASIQEPFPTAMQLGSTIISQTAPPDAEDWTFPVSLAAMDSRTYGSRHIAIPPFCLPLLGEQEIQGDVFYVWMNSATARAYGLQAEDKVKLAGPNGSCLAKVRIFEGVGRNMVAAPLGFGHTAWDKFSRNKGDNIYKVLTVRTEPGSNLAVWADSRVRIAKA; encoded by the coding sequence ATGGCACTTAATCGGAGAAGTTTTCTCACGTTTGCTGCCGGGGGTGTCGCGGGAACCCTGTTCACCCCGGTGATTTGGAAATCCATCGACGACTCGGCCATCTGGACCCAGAACTGGCCGTGGATTCCCCGGCTGGAGTACGGGCCGCGGGCCTATGCCGCGACCACCTGCAAGCTCTGTCCCGCCGGGTGCGGACTGAACATTCGTACCGCGGGCGGCCGTCCAGTGGCCGCGGAAGGGCGCACCGACCATCCCTTGAGCCAGGGCGGGATCTGTCCTTTGGGCGCGGCGGCCGTGCAACTGCTGTACGCCCCGGCCAGGATCAAAGGGCCGATGCAAAAGCAGGCCGACGGGTCGCACCAGCCCATTTCCTGGGATGAGGCCGAAGCCTTGTTGCAGGAGAAGCTGGCCGAGCAGAAAGGCAGGAAGGACGCCGTGGTCTGTGTCAGCGGGGATGAAAACGGGACCATCAACGAACTCTTTTCCGCCTTGCTGGGCGGCCTGGGATCGGACGGCTGCTTCCTGATGCCCGGGGAACAGCTCGTGGCCTCCAAGATTCTTCGCGAGGGAAGCATCGGCTACGACCTCGAGAACGCGGATTTCGTGTTGGCCTTCGGCGCGGACATGCTGGACAGCTGGGGCACAGCCGTTCGGAACAAGAAAGCCTACGGCGCTGCGCACCCCGTGGGCGAGGAAGCCTCGGCGGAATACGTCTACGTCGGACCGACGCAGAACGTCACGGGCGGCGCGGCCGACCAATGGATTGCCATTACTCCGGGCATGGAAGGCGTTTTGGCTCTGGGCATCGCCTACCACCTCCTTCAGGGTGGGATGTCCGCTCCCCAGGCCCATGATTTTTTCGCCTATCGCAATTTCGTCATCAATCGGTACACTCCGGACTATGTGGAACGCCTGACCGGCGTGGCACCGGAGCAGGTGGCCGAACTGGCCCGAAAGCTCCGCACCGCAAACAAGCCGTTAATCATCCCGGGGTCCACCATCGCCCAGGGCGGCGGCGTGTTCAGCTTCGCCGCGGCCTTGAGCCTGAACATGCTGTTTGACAACGTCAACTCCGTCGGTGGGATTCAAGTCCTGCCGGATCTGCCCAAGGTGGTCGAAGGGGCCAAGGCCCAGGCCCAGATTCGCGCCAAGGATCTGGTCGCTTATGTTCAGGGAGTTGCCGATGGCAAAGTGAGCAAGCCGGGCGTCTATCTGGTATACGAGGCCAATCCGCTTTTCGCCCTGCCGCAGCCCGACGTGGCGGCCAAAGCCTTTGATGGTTCCTATTTGGTCAGCTTCAGCACGTTCTATGATGAAACTGCCGTTCAGGCGGATCTGTTGCTGCCCACGCCGACCTTCATCGAGCGGTTCGACGACGTTCAGACCCCTTACGGCTCCGGTTTCGCCAGCTACAGCCTGACGCGGCCCGTAATCCGCCAGCCCATTTTCGACACCAAGCCCACGGGTGATGTTTTGCTGGGCGTGGCCAAGGCTCTGGACATCGATCTCGGATACGATTCCTTCGACAAGGTCCTGGAGGCCAAGGTCGCCGCTCTGAGCGAGCTGGAAGGCTTCTTTACGGACAAGGTTCAGCCTTGGGAGGCCAGAGCCGGCAAGGTTCCCGCCGCGGCTTCGGGCAATTTGTGGCGGAATATTTCCAGGGGCTCGTTTTGGGCTTCCATCCAGGAACCCTTCCCCACCGCCATGCAGCTCGGCTCCACGATCATTTCCCAGACCGCTCCCCCGGACGCCGAGGACTGGACCTTCCCGGTCAGCCTGGCGGCAATGGATAGCCGGACCTACGGTTCCAGGCACATTGCCATCCCGCCCTTTTGCCTGCCGCTTTTGGGCGAACAGGAAATCCAGGGCGACGTGTTCTACGTCTGGATGAACTCCGCCACGGCCCGCGCCTACGGCTTGCAAGCCGAGGACAAGGTCAAGCTGGCCGGCCCCAACGGCTCCTGTCTGGCCAAAGTGCGCATCTTTGAGGGCGTTGGCCGGAACATGGTCGCCGCTCCGCTGGGATTCGGCCATACGGCTTGGGACAAGTTCAGCCGGAACAAGGGAGACAACATCTACAAAGTGTTGACGGTACGTACCGAACCGGGGAGCAACCTGGCCGTCTGGGCCGATTCCCGCGTGCGCATCGCCAAAGCCTAA
- a CDS encoding 2-oxoacid:ferredoxin oxidoreductase subunit beta — MTTIEDFGEFETAWCPGCGNFSILKALKKALADSGLAPHQVLLVSGIGQAAKTPHYLRCNVFNGLHGRALPAATGAKLANPGLHVFVESGDGCSYGEGGNHFLAALRRNVDITMLVHDNQIYGLTKGQASPTTLHGQATKAQPQGAPSQAFNPVTVAVAMQAGFVARGFAGKPDHLADLIRQAHAFPGFALVDILQPCVSFNKVNTFAWYTERVWDIPEDHDPADWSQAMTLARQFGDRIPIGVIRRDESRPTFESHFPVLQEGPLFGRTPDRAKLTQLMESYM; from the coding sequence ATGACGACAATCGAAGATTTCGGGGAGTTTGAGACGGCGTGGTGCCCGGGATGCGGAAACTTCTCCATCCTCAAGGCCCTCAAAAAGGCTCTGGCCGACAGCGGCCTGGCCCCCCACCAAGTACTGTTGGTCTCCGGCATCGGCCAGGCCGCCAAGACGCCGCACTATCTGCGCTGCAACGTCTTCAACGGCCTGCACGGTCGGGCCCTGCCCGCGGCCACCGGGGCTAAGCTGGCCAACCCAGGACTGCACGTCTTCGTGGAAAGCGGGGACGGCTGCTCCTACGGCGAGGGCGGCAACCATTTTCTGGCCGCGCTGCGGCGCAACGTGGACATCACCATGCTGGTTCACGACAACCAGATCTACGGCCTGACCAAGGGCCAGGCCAGTCCCACCACCCTGCACGGGCAGGCCACCAAGGCCCAGCCCCAGGGCGCGCCCTCCCAGGCCTTCAACCCCGTAACCGTGGCCGTGGCCATGCAGGCCGGATTCGTGGCTCGGGGCTTCGCCGGAAAACCGGACCACTTGGCCGACCTGATCCGCCAGGCCCACGCCTTTCCGGGCTTCGCCCTGGTGGACATCCTCCAGCCTTGCGTCTCCTTCAACAAGGTGAACACCTTCGCCTGGTACACGGAGCGCGTCTGGGACATTCCGGAAGACCACGACCCCGCGGATTGGAGCCAGGCCATGACCTTGGCCCGCCAGTTCGGCGACCGCATCCCCATCGGCGTGATTCGCCGCGACGAATCCCGCCCCACCTTCGAATCCCACTTCCCCGTCCTCCAGGAAGGCCCCCTCTTCGGGCGCACCCCGGACAGGGCCAAGCTGACGCAGCTGATGGAGAGTTACATGTAA
- a CDS encoding FlgO family outer membrane protein — MLRKLIAALLVGAILALTQTASAAHPYYGSGPYAHVHGFQGLAYALADGLDQNLVQYVDRTRPILFTSFVDLDDLNTSSTFGRLLGEQVASRMSQLGYRVVELKLRQGSMIVSQNDGEMILSRDLRDVRTSHDTQAVLVGTYVATDNAVIVSAKLLSTLDGAILATRDATLRKTREIHELVNRNVTTFQPTRPQPSGAQQERETVPEGPLARGTILLDPKNSLAARLIQARLAELSYYTDRVDGIWGKNSRAALNRFKSNRQLASPTTWDLSAQRELFKGTGQ, encoded by the coding sequence ATGCTCAGAAAACTCATAGCCGCTCTTCTCGTCGGCGCAATCTTGGCCTTGACCCAAACCGCCTCGGCCGCCCATCCGTATTACGGCTCCGGCCCCTACGCCCATGTCCACGGATTTCAGGGCTTGGCTTACGCCTTGGCCGACGGCCTGGATCAGAACCTCGTTCAATATGTCGACCGGACCCGGCCCATCCTGTTCACCAGCTTCGTGGACCTGGACGACCTGAACACGTCCAGCACCTTTGGCCGACTGCTGGGCGAACAGGTGGCCTCGCGGATGTCCCAGCTCGGATACCGGGTGGTTGAACTCAAGCTCCGCCAGGGCTCCATGATCGTCAGCCAAAACGACGGAGAAATGATCCTGTCCCGCGACCTGCGCGACGTGCGCACCAGCCACGATACCCAGGCCGTGCTGGTGGGCACCTACGTGGCAACCGACAACGCCGTGATCGTCTCCGCCAAGCTGCTCAGCACCCTGGACGGGGCCATTCTGGCGACCAGGGACGCCACTTTGCGAAAAACACGGGAGATCCACGAGTTGGTGAACAGGAATGTCACCACCTTTCAACCGACGCGACCCCAACCCTCCGGGGCGCAACAAGAACGCGAGACCGTGCCCGAAGGCCCCCTGGCTCGCGGAACCATCCTCCTGGATCCCAAGAACTCCCTGGCCGCGCGGCTGATTCAGGCCCGGCTGGCGGAGTTGAGCTATTATACCGACCGGGTCGACGGCATCTGGGGGAAAAACTCACGGGCCGCGTTGAATCGCTTCAAGTCCAACCGCCAGCTCGCCTCACCCACGACGTGGGATCTTTCGGCGCAACGGGAACTGTTCAAGGGAACAGGCCAATGA
- a CDS encoding peroxiredoxin gives MHRFAPFLFAPLFILALTLPGHAQTEPFTAGDHLPHFSMPAPESSAHRDYLGLTSETSEFTLADVDGPAVLIQIFSMYCPICQREAPEVNALYAALHREGLADAIKILGLGAGNSDLEVHVFQERYDVPFPLISDPDYVLHKAFGGVGTPYFVLVQPSDSAEDGHVVRLSHLGAFDSVEDFLEALLTAKH, from the coding sequence ATGCACCGCTTCGCCCCTTTCTTGTTCGCTCCGCTTTTCATCCTCGCCCTCACCCTCCCGGGCCACGCCCAAACCGAACCTTTCACCGCCGGGGATCACCTTCCCCACTTTTCCATGCCTGCTCCGGAGTCTTCCGCTCACCGGGATTATTTGGGCCTGACCTCGGAGACGTCCGAGTTCACTCTGGCCGACGTGGACGGCCCAGCGGTGCTGATCCAGATCTTCAGCATGTACTGTCCGATATGTCAGCGCGAAGCGCCGGAGGTGAACGCGCTGTACGCCGCCCTGCACCGCGAGGGCTTGGCTGACGCGATCAAAATTTTGGGCCTCGGCGCGGGCAATTCGGATCTTGAGGTCCATGTGTTTCAAGAGCGCTACGACGTCCCGTTCCCCCTGATCTCCGACCCGGACTACGTCCTGCACAAAGCCTTCGGCGGAGTGGGAACTCCCTATTTCGTCCTGGTCCAGCCCTCCGACTCGGCTGAGGATGGCCACGTTGTTCGACTTTCGCACCTCGGAGCGTTCGATTCCGTGGAAGATTTCCTGGAAGCTCTGCTCACCGCCAAACATTAG
- a CDS encoding mannose-1-phosphate guanylyltransferase/mannose-6-phosphate isomerase, which yields MVKNVVGSQIWENAWAIVLAGGSGTRLWPMSRSLLPKQLLALNGDKTLLQQTAERLLGRLPAERIVTVTNEEHFFEVCSQLAEVHPGLKEQVLKEPMARNTLPAILLGLDKIVTIQDPERGQALVGVFPSDHMIGDQGRFEADWEQALALADQDWFVTFGIPPTKPETGYGYIAKAEVLAPGAYKVAGFVEKPPLDAAREFVSAGTHSWNSGMFIVPATAFLGAVEEFQPQLWTWWLEREDQGLASGYADIPDISVDYGIMEYARHLAVVEAGFSWDDLGSWEAMFRMGQRDAVDHCVVKGDVLNMDCRDSLLFSSGGKLAAVGLEGMAVVQTRDATLVCPLNQVQRVKDVVNRLKAEKSTLVEAHVTVRRPWGSYTVLEEGQFYKIKRIMVHPGARLSLQMHHHRSEHWVVIKGTALVQVGDKETLVAENQSVDIPKTAMHRLSNPGRVPVEIIEIQSGPYLEEDDIVRFDDVYGRSRPQTSE from the coding sequence ATGGTAAAAAATGTAGTTGGTTCCCAGATATGGGAGAATGCCTGGGCCATTGTGCTGGCCGGCGGATCCGGCACTCGGCTTTGGCCCATGTCCCGTTCCCTGCTGCCCAAGCAACTGTTGGCCTTGAACGGGGATAAAACCTTGCTGCAACAGACCGCCGAGCGATTGCTGGGGCGACTGCCCGCGGAACGGATCGTTACCGTGACCAATGAGGAGCACTTCTTCGAGGTTTGCTCGCAGTTGGCCGAGGTGCATCCGGGCTTGAAGGAACAGGTGCTCAAGGAGCCCATGGCCCGGAATACGCTTCCGGCGATCCTGCTCGGCCTGGATAAGATCGTCACGATTCAGGATCCGGAACGCGGTCAGGCCCTGGTGGGCGTTTTTCCCTCGGACCACATGATCGGCGATCAAGGGCGGTTCGAGGCTGACTGGGAACAGGCCCTGGCCCTGGCGGACCAGGACTGGTTCGTGACCTTCGGTATTCCGCCGACCAAGCCGGAGACCGGCTACGGGTACATTGCCAAGGCCGAAGTACTGGCGCCCGGAGCTTACAAAGTAGCCGGCTTCGTGGAAAAGCCCCCATTGGATGCTGCACGGGAGTTCGTCAGCGCCGGCACCCACTCCTGGAACAGCGGGATGTTCATCGTTCCCGCTACGGCGTTCCTGGGCGCCGTTGAAGAGTTTCAGCCCCAGCTCTGGACCTGGTGGCTGGAGCGGGAAGACCAGGGACTTGCGTCAGGATACGCCGACATCCCGGATATCTCGGTGGATTACGGGATCATGGAATATGCCCGACACTTGGCGGTGGTCGAAGCCGGGTTTTCCTGGGACGACCTGGGAAGCTGGGAGGCCATGTTCCGGATGGGCCAGCGGGACGCCGTTGACCATTGCGTGGTCAAGGGCGACGTGCTGAATATGGATTGCAGGGACAGCTTGCTGTTCTCCTCGGGCGGCAAGTTGGCCGCCGTGGGCCTGGAGGGTATGGCCGTGGTCCAGACCAGGGACGCGACCCTGGTCTGCCCGTTGAATCAGGTTCAGCGGGTCAAGGACGTGGTGAACCGGCTCAAGGCCGAAAAGTCCACCCTGGTGGAGGCTCACGTCACCGTGCGTCGGCCCTGGGGCAGCTACACGGTTTTGGAAGAGGGCCAGTTCTACAAGATAAAGCGGATCATGGTCCACCCCGGGGCGAGATTGAGCTTGCAGATGCACCACCACCGCAGCGAACACTGGGTGGTGATCAAGGGCACGGCCCTGGTCCAGGTGGGGGACAAGGAAACGCTTGTCGCGGAGAATCAGTCCGTGGACATTCCCAAAACCGCCATGCATCGGCTTTCCAATCCGGGGCGGGTTCCGGTGGAGATCATCGAGATCCAGAGCGGTCCCTATCTGGAAGAGGACGACATCGTCCGTTTCGACGATGTCTACGGGCGGAGTCGGCCTCAAACATCCGAGTGA